In Deltaproteobacteria bacterium, a genomic segment contains:
- a CDS encoding flagellar protein FlgN gives MELVMKLIAAGLDRQNKALSLLSRLLDEEFFLLRSSRPREIAGLQFSIQELLRQLTAEREGTRTRLLSIHPEAETVRDLLPSLSDKLRHLFETLLDRIDTNEKTCGSKATRNSDVALALAEQSRSLLAFFHSQVAPRNRGVYASSGRWKEECGGPSLFHGRL, from the coding sequence ATGGAGTTGGTCATGAAGCTCATCGCCGCCGGTCTCGACCGCCAAAACAAGGCACTCTCTCTCCTCTCCCGCTTGCTGGACGAGGAATTCTTCCTGCTCCGGTCCTCCCGCCCCAGGGAAATCGCCGGGTTGCAGTTCTCCATTCAGGAACTCCTGCGCCAGTTGACGGCCGAGCGTGAAGGAACCAGGACCCGTCTACTCTCCATCCACCCCGAGGCCGAAACGGTCCGGGATCTTCTCCCCTCCCTGTCCGACAAGCTCCGGCATCTGTTTGAGACTCTCTTGGATCGAATCGACACCAACGAAAAGACGTGCGGATCTAAGGCCACTCGAAACAGCGACGTCGCCCTGGCCCTGGCCGAGCAGAGCCGATCCCTCCTGGCCTTTTTCCATTCGCAAGTCGCCCCCCGGAACCGGGGGGTTTACGCCTCCAGCGGCAGATGGAAGGAAGAGTGCGGCGGACCGTCCCTTTTCCACGGGAGGCTCTAG